The Methylomonas rhizoryzae genome includes the window GGTATGCTGGAGCTGGTGCGCCAGCTGGCGCTGACGCTGGAAAGCCCGGTCTGGGAATCGGTCCGCAAACCGGCGCCTTGGCGAGTAGCCAAAACGGTTATCGACAGTAGCGATGAAGTAACGGTCGAGACCGGCGACGACAGCGTCGAACTTGGCGAACCCATGAAAGTTCAGGCGGCTTGATATGGCTGAAATTCAAAAACGCAAAAAAGCGCTGTCGGTCAGCCCGCTGAAAGCCAGCCAACCGACCGGCGGCTCCCTGGCCTGTTTAGGTTTCGACAAAGCCATGCCGATGTTGCACGGCTCGCAAGGCTGTACCGCGTTTGCGAAAGTATTCTTCGTCCGCCATTTCCGCGAGCCGATTCCCTTGCAAACCACCGCGATGGACCAAGCCAGTTCGGTATTGGGCGCCGACGAAAACGTCATCGAAGGCATTAAAGCCATCGCGGAAAAATCCAACCCGGCCCTGATCGTGGTATTGACCACCGGTCTGGCCGAAACCCAAGGCTGCGACGTGCACCGCAACGTGCGCGAATTTCGCGACAAGTACCCGGAATACAACCACGTCGCCGTAGTCGCGGTGAATACCCCGGACTTTTCCGGTTGCGTCGAAAGCGGTTACGCGCTGACGGTATACGAGATCATCAAGGCGCTGGTCCCCGATGCCGCCGAAGCCGGTACCAAACCGGGCAACCGGCAACGGCAAATCAACGTATTGACCCCGCCGATGCTGACGCCGGGCGACCTGGAAACCTTGCGCGATACCATAGAAATGTTCAACCTACGTCCGGTGTTCGTACCGGATTTGTCCGAATCCTTGGACGGCGTACTGACCGACGATCCGTTCTCGCCGGTCACCATAGGCGGAACTACAGTCTCGGAAGTCGCCACGTTGGGCGAAGCCAAGGCGACCTTCGTCATCGGCCCGTCCTTAAAAAAATGCGGCGATTTATTGCAAGAACGCACCGGTGTACCCACGTTTTATTTCGACCATCTGTACGGCCTGGAAGCCAACGACGCCTTGATCTCGACCTTGGCCGACATCAGCGAAATGCCGGTACCGCCGCGCCTGGAGCGTCAGCGCATGCAGTTGCAAGACGCGATGCTGGATACCCACTTCATGCTCGGCCAGCTGCGAGTAGCCATTGCCTCCGACCCGGATCAATTGAACGCCTTCGTGCATCTGCTGCAAGCCATGGGTGCGGAAATCGTCGCGGCGGTCGCCCCCGCCAATGCGCCCATCCTGGCGAAAATGCCGGTCGATGCCGTCAAGATCGGCGATTTGGAAGATTTGGAAATCACCGCCAAAGAACGCGGCGCCCAGTTGCTGATAGGCAATTCCCACGCAGTGCATAGCGCCGAACGTCTGGAGTTACCGATTTTACGGGTTGGTTTTCCGTTGTACGACATCATAGGCGGCTACCAAAAAACCTGGATAGGTTACAAAGGTACCCGGCAAACCCTATTCGATCTGGCGAATCTGGTCATCAACTTCGCCCACGAAGATATTGAACCTTATTTCTCGCCGTACGCGCAAAAACCGGAACAAGAACTTGCCGCTCACGCGTCGTCATGTCATTAGCCCGCCGTATGCAGGTCGTTCTGACCCAAGAAC containing:
- the nifN gene encoding nitrogenase iron-molybdenum cofactor biosynthesis protein NifN encodes the protein MAEIQKRKKALSVSPLKASQPTGGSLACLGFDKAMPMLHGSQGCTAFAKVFFVRHFREPIPLQTTAMDQASSVLGADENVIEGIKAIAEKSNPALIVVLTTGLAETQGCDVHRNVREFRDKYPEYNHVAVVAVNTPDFSGCVESGYALTVYEIIKALVPDAAEAGTKPGNRQRQINVLTPPMLTPGDLETLRDTIEMFNLRPVFVPDLSESLDGVLTDDPFSPVTIGGTTVSEVATLGEAKATFVIGPSLKKCGDLLQERTGVPTFYFDHLYGLEANDALISTLADISEMPVPPRLERQRMQLQDAMLDTHFMLGQLRVAIASDPDQLNAFVHLLQAMGAEIVAAVAPANAPILAKMPVDAVKIGDLEDLEITAKERGAQLLIGNSHAVHSAERLELPILRVGFPLYDIIGGYQKTWIGYKGTRQTLFDLANLVINFAHEDIEPYFSPYAQKPEQELAAHASSCH